In Sphingomonas sp. M1-B02, the sequence CATCGACATACTCGGCCCCGATCGGGCGGAAGGCGAATCGGCGATGCTGCTCTTCACCGGCGAGGCGCCGCCCAAAGTCGGGTCGTTCCACGATCGCTTCGTGCGCGTGGACGGCGACTGGCGGTTCGCGGAGCGGCGCGGTACGCTGAGCTTCTGAAACCCGGGAGCCCCATGTCGAACGCAAGCCAGCCCACGGTCAAATCGGCGATGCGCACGCTCGACATCATCGAATTCGTCGTCGCGCATCCGCACGGGGTGGTCGCGCAGGAAGTGGCAGCCGCGCTGCACATTCCAGTCAGCAGCCTCTCCTACCTCCTGAACACCTTGTGCGAGCGCCATTATCTTCGCCGCGAAGGGCGGCGCTATGTCGCCGGGGACGGTCTGGATCGGCTGCGCATGCCCGCCGCGTCGATGTCGCTCGAGGAGCGGGTAGGGCGGCAGGTCAACGCGCTGCGGCGCGCGCTCAACGAAACCACCTCCTTCTTCGTCCTCGTCGGCTGGGAGCTCGAGGCGCGCGTCACCGAGACCGCGGACCAGTTCCTTCGTTATTCGATCAGCGCGGGCGCGCGGGCGCCGCTGCACTGCCTGGCGGCGGGCAAGGCGATGCTCGCCACCTTCGACGAGCCCACGCTCCAGCGCTATTTCGCCGAGGCTGAGCGACCGCTGTTCACGCCGCGGACGATCGGCGAAGAGAGCGCGATGCGACGCGAAATCGCGGCGGTGCGCGAGACCGGTTGGGCCTTTACCGACGAGGAGTTCACCCTCGGTGTATGCGGGCTGGCGCGGGTGGTGGTGATCGACGGCGCAGCAGTGGGCGCGCTGGCGGTGGCGCTGCC encodes:
- a CDS encoding IclR family transcriptional regulator — its product is MSNASQPTVKSAMRTLDIIEFVVAHPHGVVAQEVAAALHIPVSSLSYLLNTLCERHYLRREGRRYVAGDGLDRLRMPAASMSLEERVGRQVNALRRALNETTSFFVLVGWELEARVTETADQFLRYSISAGARAPLHCLAAGKAMLATFDEPTLQRYFAEAERPLFTPRTIGEESAMRREIAAVRETGWAFTDEEFTLGVCGLARVVVIDGAAVGALAVALPKLRYSDAVKAQIMERLLRAGVALSSGTLASDPGETTVDAAPQGTLRG